Within the Alphaproteobacteria bacterium genome, the region AAATAAAATAATTGCAAGAAATATAAATTGTGTTAAAGAACAAGACGAATCTAAAAATTCAGACAAAAGCTCACTTCCGAATCTAAGAATCGCACCCATTGCAATCGCTATCATTATTAAATCTGCTATTTTCTTTTTAGTTGAAGGTAATATTTCTATATTTTGTTTTGAATAAAGCATAAACACATTAATCCACGATGATATAGCAGATGCTGCAGCTATTCCGACATAGCCAAATGGTTTCAATAAAATTATTGCAAAAATTATATTATATAGAGCCGATAAAGAGGAAGTTATCATTGGAGTTTTCGTATCATGAGAAGCAAAAAATACATTTGATAAAATCTTTATTAAGATATATGCAGGAAGACCTACTACATATGCTTTTAGTATATTTGAACAAGCTATAACATCAGCATCTGTGAATTTACCTCTATTGAATATAATATCTATAAGAGGCTCAGACATAACAAAAAATGCTACTGCACTAAATATTGAGAAGAAAAGCCCTATAACTATAGATTTATTAAATAACTCAACCTTTTCTTTCTTATTGTTATTTGCAATCGCCTTTGATAACATTGGCAAAGTTGCAGTTCCTATTGCTACTCCTATAACACCAACTGGGAGTTGATTAAGTCTATCAGCATAATAAAGATATGAGATGGCACCAGCTGGAAGCAGAGAAGCAAGCAGAGTACCGACAAATATATTAATTTGCACAATGCCTGAACCAATTATACCATTCCCCATAAGTTTCAAAAATTTCTTTTCTTGCTTATCAACTTTTGGCTTTGAAAGCTTAACTTTTAGCTCTGTTCTTCTTAAAGCAAATAACATTAATATAAGTTGCAATAATCCTGAAATGGTTATAGCCATAGCCATTTGATATGATATACTTGAAAACATATTAGGTAACAATAAAGAGACAATTAAACAAATGTTAAATATTATTGGAGCTCCTGCAAATGGAGCATATTTACCAACTGAGTTTAACATGCCTCCAATCATAGCAACTAAAGAAGTAAACAGTAGAAATGGGAAAGTAATTCTTGATAAATTTACTGCTATATCGAATCTAGCAGAATCTCCAATAAACCCAGGAGCAATTAAATATATAAACCATGGCATTATCAATATCATAAGTCCACAAAATGGAACCAAGAATGAAACCATCATCGCTAAAACCTTATTAGAAAAGTCTTCAGCTTTTTTCTTATCTTTAGTCAAAAGAGAGGAAAACACAGGAACAAAAGCTGCAGAAAAAGCACCCTCTGCTGAGAACCTACGGAATAAGTTTGGAGTCTTCAAAGCAACAAAAAAAGCATCCGCTACGGGTCCTGCTCCCAAGACACTTGCTATAAGCA harbors:
- the murJ gene encoding murein biosynthesis integral membrane protein MurJ encodes the protein MRKLNKAIFTIGGLTMLSRVVGLFRDLLIASVLGAGPVADAFFVALKTPNLFRRFSAEGAFSAAFVPVFSSLLTKDKKKAEDFSNKVLAMMVSFLVPFCGLMILIMPWFIYLIAPGFIGDSARFDIAVNLSRITFPFLLFTSLVAMIGGMLNSVGKYAPFAGAPIIFNICLIVSLLLPNMFSSISYQMAMAITISGLLQLILMLFALRRTELKVKLSKPKVDKQEKKFLKLMGNGIIGSGIVQINIFVGTLLASLLPAGAISYLYYADRLNQLPVGVIGVAIGTATLPMLSKAIANNNKKEKVELFNKSIVIGLFFSIFSAVAFFVMSEPLIDIIFNRGKFTDADVIACSNILKAYVVGLPAYILIKILSNVFFASHDTKTPMITSSLSALYNIIFAIILLKPFGYVGIAAASAISSWINVFMLYSKQNIEILPSTKKKIADLIMIAIAMGAILRFGSELLSEFLDSSCSLTQFIFLAIILFIGGSFVILLSFIQGIWDIKSFLKFFKKTN